Below is a genomic region from Syntrophorhabdaceae bacterium.
GAACAGCGAGCTTTCTTAATAACCTTCCCAAAAATCAATAATAGATTTTAATATCTATAATGATCAGCCTTGTAGGGTCCCTCGATCTCTATACCGAGATAATCGGCCTGTTTCTTCGTAAGAGTGGTAAGTTTCGCATTGACCCGTGAAAGATGGAGTCGTGCGACTTCCTCATCGAGTGACTTCGGAAGAACATAGACTTTTGTTTCAAGCCCGCCCTTCGAAAGCATGATCTGCGCAAGGGTCTGGTTCGTGAATGAGTTCGACATCACGAACGATGGATGACCTGTCGCGCAGCCGAGGTTCACGAGACGCCCTTCGGCGAGCACCACGATCGTGCGGCCTGAGTTGACGGTCCATTTATCGACCTGAGGCTTCACATTTTCACGTGTGCACTTTGAGTTGTTTTCAAGGTAGCTCATCTCGATCTCACTGTCGAAGTGACCGATGTTGCAGATGATCGCCTGATGTTTCATCATCTCCATGTGTGTACCGGTGATCACATGCTCGCAACCCGTTGCGGTCACGAAAATATCCGCGACAGGAGCCGCATCTTCCATGGTAACCACACGGTATCCTTCCATCGCAGCCTGGAGCGCGCAGATAGGATCAATCTCGGTGACGAGCACGGTCGCGCCCATACCGCGCAGCGCCTGTGCGCAGCCCTTGCCGACATCACCGTATCCGGCGATAACGCAGGTCTTGCCCGCAATCATGATGTCCGTCGCGCGCTTGATCCCGTCAATCAGGGATTCACGGCAGCCGTAGAGGTTGTCGAACTTCGATTTCGTCACCGAGTCGTTCACGTTGATTGCCGGGAAGAGAAGCTCTCCACGATCCTGAAGCTGATAGAGGCGGTGAACGCCGGTGGTCGTCTCCTCGGACACGCCCTTGACCTTCTTCGCGATATTCGTCCACTTGGTTTTATTGAGTTCATACGAATCGGCAAGACGATCCATGATGATCTGGAATTCCTTGTTGTCAAATTTCTTCGAGAGGACGGCCGGATCCTTTTCAGCCTTGGCCCCTTCATGAATCATGAGCGTCGCGTCCCCGCCGTCATCGACGATCATATCAGGGCCTGAGCCATCGGGCCATGTGAGCATCTGCTCGGTGCACCACCAGTAGTCCTCGAGCGATTCGCCCTTCCATGCAAACACTTTTGCGGTACCCGCGGCAGCAATCGCGGCAGCGGCCTCGTCCTGGGTAGAAAAGATATTGCACGACGCCCAGCGGATATCGGCGCCGAGGGCAAAGAGAGTTTCGATAAGCATTGCGGTCTCGATAGTCATGTGAAGCGAGCCCGCTATCTTGAGCCCCTTGAAGGGTTTTTCTTTCCCGTATTTTTCGCGCGCG
It encodes:
- the ahcY gene encoding adenosylhomocysteinase codes for the protein MKTKELDLSLPYKVKDIGLAELGRKQLVLAENEMPGLMAAREKYGKEKPFKGLKIAGSLHMTIETAMLIETLFALGADIRWASCNIFSTQDEAAAAIAAAGTAKVFAWKGESLEDYWWCTEQMLTWPDGSGPDMIVDDGGDATLMIHEGAKAEKDPAVLSKKFDNKEFQIIMDRLADSYELNKTKWTNIAKKVKGVSEETTTGVHRLYQLQDRGELLFPAINVNDSVTKSKFDNLYGCRESLIDGIKRATDIMIAGKTCVIAGYGDVGKGCAQALRGMGATVLVTEIDPICALQAAMEGYRVVTMEDAAPVADIFVTATGCEHVITGTHMEMMKHQAIICNIGHFDSEIEMSYLENNSKCTRENVKPQVDKWTVNSGRTIVVLAEGRLVNLGCATGHPSFVMSNSFTNQTLAQIMLSKGGLETKVYVLPKSLDEEVARLHLSRVNAKLTTLTKKQADYLGIEIEGPYKADHYRY